In one window of Candidatus Hydrogenedentota bacterium DNA:
- a CDS encoding exo-alpha-sialidase translates to MNTFSVLACLLLLAAGPLPSPGPHAVSGSDGLTYTIDLTTVIEDFDGEKCWFHPRAGILPNANGDPTVLLTMQRWQVNVSDYFSGLSMVQSVDLGRSWTPPVVVEALAMRREDDQATVGVCDFTPGWHPQTGKLLGFGHTVRYQGGKLMKDPRPRETAWSVYDAEAGTWRAWQTINMPDVPEFYNSGNGCGQWLVDDSGDLLVPFYFKERGSNVYASAVMRLRFDGNAMTYIEHGAPLRVETPRGAYEPSLTRFRGKYYLTLRNDDRAYVSRGGDGLNFEPIRPWTFDDGEEIGSYNTQAHWVTHSDALFLVYTRKGANNDHILRHRAPLFMSQVDTERMCLIRATEQIVIPERGAMLGNFGVVTVNPHETWITDAEGMHKSGEPEKHGATGAVWASKIRWSKPNLLRLP, encoded by the coding sequence ATGAACACCTTCTCCGTGCTTGCCTGCCTCCTCCTCCTCGCTGCTGGCCCGCTGCCGTCGCCCGGCCCCCATGCCGTTTCGGGTAGCGATGGCCTGACCTATACCATTGATTTAACTACAGTTATCGAGGATTTTGATGGGGAAAAGTGCTGGTTTCACCCCCGCGCCGGCATCCTGCCCAATGCCAATGGCGACCCCACCGTCCTCTTGACGATGCAGCGCTGGCAGGTCAACGTTTCGGACTATTTCTCGGGCCTGAGCATGGTCCAGTCGGTGGACCTCGGGCGCTCGTGGACCCCGCCGGTCGTGGTCGAGGCGCTCGCCATGCGCCGGGAAGACGATCAAGCCACGGTCGGTGTTTGTGACTTCACCCCCGGCTGGCACCCGCAGACCGGGAAGCTCCTCGGCTTTGGACATACCGTGCGCTACCAGGGTGGCAAACTGATGAAAGACCCGCGCCCCCGCGAAACGGCGTGGTCGGTCTATGACGCCGAGGCGGGCACCTGGCGCGCGTGGCAGACGATCAACATGCCCGATGTGCCCGAGTTCTATAACAGCGGCAACGGCTGCGGACAGTGGCTGGTGGACGACAGCGGCGACCTGCTCGTTCCATTCTACTTCAAGGAGAGGGGAAGCAACGTCTACGCAAGCGCCGTGATGCGGCTTCGTTTCGATGGCAACGCCATGACTTATATAGAACATGGTGCGCCACTGCGTGTCGAGACGCCGCGCGGCGCGTACGAACCGTCGCTCACGCGCTTCCGGGGGAAGTACTACCTCACGCTGCGCAACGACGATCGCGCCTACGTTTCTCGCGGCGGGGACGGCCTCAACTTCGAGCCCATCCGCCCCTGGACCTTCGACGATGGCGAAGAGATCGGCAGCTACAACACCCAGGCCCACTGGGTCACCCACAGCGACGCGCTGTTCCTCGTCTACACGCGCAAAGGCGCGAACAACGACCACATCCTGCGCCACCGCGCGCCCCTGTTCATGAGCCAGGTGGACACCGAACGCATGTGCCTGATTCGCGCCACGGAACAAATCGTCATCCCGGAACGCGGCGCCATGCTCGGCAATTTCGGCGTGGTCACCGTCAACCCGCACGAGACCTGGATCACCGACGCCGAAGGCATGCACAAGTCCGGTGAGCCGGAAAAACACGGCGCCACCGGCGCGGTCTGGGCCTCGAAGATTCGGTGGTCGAAGCCGAATTTGCTGCGGTTGCCATAG
- a CDS encoding XRE family transcriptional regulator, which yields MAAEETIKEFKCTENPFRDFGVRNPDQAMAKSMLAMYIQDAIESKGISQREAGELMGVDQAKVSAIIHGKLKGFTMERLLRCLNALDLNVEIKVTHKPSRAKQAHTVVTGIAG from the coding sequence ATGGCCGCAGAAGAGACGATCAAGGAGTTCAAATGCACCGAGAATCCGTTTCGTGACTTTGGCGTACGAAATCCGGACCAAGCCATGGCGAAATCCATGTTGGCTATGTACATTCAGGATGCCATCGAATCCAAAGGCATCAGCCAACGTGAGGCGGGCGAACTCATGGGCGTCGACCAGGCCAAGGTCTCCGCAATCATTCACGGCAAGCTCAAAGGCTTTACCATGGAGCGACTGTTGCGCTGCCTGAACGCTCTGGACCTCAACGTCGAAATCAAAGTCACGCACAAGCCCAGCCGCGCCAAGCAAGCCCACACTGTGGTAACGGGCATCGCGGGATGA
- a CDS encoding HEAT repeat domain-containing protein — protein sequence MYKEMVGRLESNDHFLRETACKVLGRSGNPSISARLLPMLDDPHVAVRQAAGHALAALADPASTPEIRRRLVAHQNDNINVVVALQAALNALDSETDSV from the coding sequence TTGTACAAAGAAATGGTTGGACGGCTTGAATCCAACGACCATTTCCTTCGCGAAACGGCATGTAAGGTGCTCGGTCGTTCTGGGAATCCGAGCATTTCGGCAAGGTTGCTGCCCATGCTTGACGACCCCCACGTCGCGGTCCGGCAAGCCGCCGGGCATGCCCTCGCCGCCCTTGCCGATCCCGCTTCAACCCCGGAAATAAGACGGCGGCTTGTGGCACATCAGAATGACAACATCAACGTCGTAGTGGCCCTGCAAGCCGCTCTAAATGCCCTCGATAGTGAAACTGACAGCGTGTAG